Genomic DNA from Shouchella patagoniensis:
AAGATAGTTCCGCATTTTTGCGTTCATTATTAAAATAATAAAGGAGAGTGGCATAAATGGAAGAACGGACTGTGCGAATTGGAATTGTTGGATGTGGTGGCATTGCAAATGGAAAACAAATGCCAAGTTTGGCGAAGGTAAAAGGTGTGGAAATGGTTGCTTTCTGTGACATCGTTAAAGAAAAAGCCGAAAAAGCGGCCGCTACATATGGTATTGAGGGAGCGGATGTTTATACGGATTATGAGGAACTACTTAAAGATACGTCGATTGAAGTCGTTCATGTGTGCACACCAAACAAGTCACATGCGCCAATTAGTATCGCGGCACTTGAGTCTGGAAAGCATGTTCTATGTGAGAAACCAATGGCAAAAACCGCGGTAGAAGCACGCGAAATGGTTGATACAGCGAAACGGACTGGGAAAAAGTTGACCATTGGCTATGATAATCGGTATCGAAATGATTCTCTCTATTTAAAAGAGCTCGTTGAACAAGATGAACTGGGCGAAGTGTATTTTGCGAAAGCTCATGCTGTTCGTCGCCGAGCTGTACCCACTTGGGGTGTGTTTCTAAATGAAGAAGAGCAAGGCGGGGGACCATTAATTGATATTGGTACTCATGCACTTGATCTAACCCTTTGGACGATGAACAATTATAAAGTGAAAAGTGTTGTTGGGAACGTGTACTATAAATTATCAAATACGGAAAATGCAGCAAATGCTTTTGGACCGTGGGATCCAAAGGAATTTACAGTTGAAGACTCAGCTTTTGCATTTATTACGATGGAAAATGGAGCAACAATTACGCTTGAAGCAAGCTGGGCTCTCAATACACTTGATGTGGATGAAGCAAAAACG
This window encodes:
- a CDS encoding Gfo/Idh/MocA family protein, whose product is MEERTVRIGIVGCGGIANGKQMPSLAKVKGVEMVAFCDIVKEKAEKAAATYGIEGADVYTDYEELLKDTSIEVVHVCTPNKSHAPISIAALESGKHVLCEKPMAKTAVEAREMVDTAKRTGKKLTIGYDNRYRNDSLYLKELVEQDELGEVYFAKAHAVRRRAVPTWGVFLNEEEQGGGPLIDIGTHALDLTLWTMNNYKVKSVVGNVYYKLSNTENAANAFGPWDPKEFTVEDSAFAFITMENGATITLEASWALNTLDVDEAKTTLCGTKAGADMRDGLRINGEKLSRLYVTKPDLKAGGVAYYDGGNETQADKEARLWIEAIRHDKDPIVKAEQALVVSEVLEAIYESAKTGKAVYFNEANKAITSS